GAAGGCTGAAGTCGCCCTGAAGCGCCAGTACCCCGATCCGCATCGTCCCTCCTGATGATCTATTCGGGCCTCGCCTCGTGGCGGGCCTGCCTCCCGGCATGGCCGACGCCCCTCGGCTCGAACTGCGGTTCGAGCGCGGGCTTTGCCCGCAAGATCAACTCGGGCCTCGCCTCGTGGCTGTTACTTACTCGGGTCTCGCCTCGCCGCTGGCGCAGGCGATGAAGCTGCCTGCGCCGAAGCGCCTCGGCTCGAACTGCCACGCCTGCGGCTCGTCCGAAGCCCCTCGGCTCGAACGACTACCACCCGCGCGTCTGGAGCAGCTCCTTCTCGGCGAGCTTCGAGGTCTCGATCCCCGGCATCGCCTCCCCCAGCTCCTCGGACACCTTGGCCAGCACGTCGGGGTCCCGGTAATGGGTCGTCGCCTGGACGATGGCGCGCGCGCGGGCGGCGGGGTCCGAGGACTTGAAGATCCCTGAGCCGACGAACACCGCCTCGGCCCCGAGCTGCATCATGAGGGCGGCATCCGCGGGGGTGGCGATCCCGCCGGCGGCGAAGTTGGGAACCGGGAGCCGGCCGTTCTGGGCGACCCAGCGCAGCAGCTCGTACGGGGCGCCCAGCTCCTTGGCCTCCGTCATCAGCTCCTCGGGCCCCAGCGTGGTGAGCCGCTTGATGTGGCTCGTGACCTTCCTCATGTGGCGAACCGCTTCAACGATATTCCCCGAGCCCGCTTCCCCCTTGGTCCGGATCAGTGCGGCGCCCTCCCCGATGCGCCGCAACGCCTCGCCCAGGTCGCGGCAGCCGCAGACGAACGGGACCTTGAAGGCGAACTTGTCCACCTGGAAGTGCTCGTCGGCGGGGGTCAGCACCTCGGACTCGTCGATGTAGTCCACGCCGAGGGCTTCCAGGATCTGGGCCTCGACGAAGTGGCCGATCCGGCACTTGGCCATGACCGGAATCGTGACCGCGGCCATGATGTCCTTGATCTTCTTGACCGACGCCATCCGGGCGACCCCGCCCTGGGCCCGGATGTCAGCCGGCACACGCTCGAGGGCCATGACCGCCACGGCCCCTGCAGCCTCGGCGATCTTCGCCTGCTCCGCCGTGGTCACGTCCGTGATGACGCCGCCCTTCAGCATCTCGGCCAGCCCCACCTTTAACCGAAGCGTCCCGATCTCCATGTCGGCCTCCTCCTGTAACTCGGAGGGGGACTTTCGTCCCCCTTCCGAAATCTCGGTACAAACGCTAGGTCCGGGCGCGTTCGAGCGCGCCGGTCAGGTCCTCCATCAGGTCCTCCACGGCCTCGAGCCCGACGGACAGTCGCACGAGCCCCAGGCCGATGCCGAGACCCTCCAGCTCGGCTGGAGGGATGCGTCGATGAGAGGTCCGCAGCGGGTAGCTCCACGTCGTCGCCACCTCCCCGAAGCTGGGCGCGAACTCGATGAGCCTGAGACCGGTCATGAACCGCTCCACGGCGAGCGCCCCGCCCTTCAGGTCGAAGGCGCACATCGCACCCGCCCCGTTCTTGAAGAGCCGCTGGGCCAGCTCGTGCTGGGGATGCGAGGCGAGCCCCGGATAGTACACCCGCGCGACCTCGCGGCGCCCCTCGAGGAACCGGGCCAGCGCCAGGGCGTTGGCCGACTGGCGTTCGAGTCTCACGTGGAGCGTGCGGAGCCCGCGGGCCGCCAGCCACGCATCGAAGGGGCCCAGGTTGGTCCCGAACTTGATCATGGCCGCCCGCACCCGCTCCATCAGCTCCCCCCGCCCCACCGCGATCCCTGCCGTGACATCGCCATGGCCCGAGATGAACTTGGTGGCGCTGTGGTGGACGACCGTGGCCCCCAGGCTCAGCGGGCGGAGGATCGCCGGCGAGGCAAACGTCGAGTCCACGATCAGCTCGACGCCCCGGCGGCGGAGCTCGGCGCCGAGCGCCTCCAGGTCCACCAGCTTGAGGAGCGGGTTCGAGACCGACTCCGCGTACACCGCGCGGGTTCTCGGCGTGAGCGCCGCCAGGACCCGCGCCGGCTCCGTCGCGTCCACGAAGGCGGTCTCCACGCCGAAGCGGCGCAGTTCGTCGTTCAAGAACGCCGTGGTCGTACCGTACAGGTCCTGCGCCGCCACGAGATGATCGCCCGGGCGCAGGAGCCCGAGAAAGAGCGCGGTGAGGGCCCCCATTCCTGACGCGCACGCCACCGCAGCCTCGCCTCCCTCGAGCGCCGCCACCATGGTCTCCAGCATCGCCGTGTTGGGGCTGCCGTAACGGCCGTAGACGAAGCCCGGCTCCTTCCCCTCCCACACGGCCTCCACGGTCTCCATCGTCTCGAAGGCGTAGACGCTCGTCTGGTAGATCGGCGGCGTCAGCGGGCGGCTGGCCGACGTGAGGTCCCGCCCTCCTCGAGCCGCGATCGTCTCGAATCGCATCATGGTTTCCTCAGACCGGCTCGTGCTGCGGCTCCACCGAGTCGCCGACCCGGATCACCCCACCGGTCACGATCTCGGCCCGCAGGCCACCCCGGTGAATCAACCCCCGCATGATCCCTTTCTGCGTCAGCCCTTCGAGATGCGCGCAGGGTTCGCAGAGGCGAATGCCTTTCATGACGACCTCGCCGACTCGAAACTCCCGGCCGATCAGATGGTTGAGCGGCACCCCCCGGGTCACGATATTGCGACGGCTGTCCCCCGCCTTCAGCTGGAACGCGTAGTCACGGGTCAGGGCATCAATGGCCTCGACCTCGATCAGCGTGACCTCCCGGGCAGACGGAGCGCCCCCCGGTCCCGGCCTACCCGAATACGTTCCGACTCGCGTGAAATAGCGATCCCCCTCAAGTCCCTTCCCGGCCACCGCCCGCACTTCGCTGAGCGAGATCATGGGCTCGGCTGCCGCGGGAGCGGTGTGAAGAGAGACGACGACCCCTTTCCACATTTACGAGCCTCCGTTGAGGGTTGGCAGCGTCCGTGCGAGAGCCATGGGCCTCCTTTTAAACCAGCGGAACCCCGGCGCGCTCGGCCTCGCGCCGCACCGGGCGCCTCTGCATCTCACGGATCGCGTCGGCCAGCCGGCGCACGCCCTCGTCGATCCGGCTCGCCGGGACCGACGAGAAGGAGAGTCGGAGCGTGCTCTCGCCCCCGCCATCCAGGAAGAACGCGCTCCCCGGCGTGAACGCCACCCCCCGCTCCACGGCGCGCGGGAGCAGCGTCACGGCGTCCATCCTCTCCGGAAGCGTCACGAGCAGGGAGAAGCCGCCCTGGGTCCGGGTCCAGCTCACGCCTCTGGGCATCCGCCGGCCCAACGCGTCCAGGAGCAGCGTCCGGCGCCGATCGTACTCGGGCGCCGAGCGCCGGAGGTGACGCTCCAGCAGACGGCGCTGGCAGAAGTGATAGACGGCCGCCTGGATCAACGGGCTCGTGTGGATGTCGGCGAGTTGCTTGGCCGCCGTGAGGCGCTCGATCACCGGGGGCGGCGCCACCAGCCAGCCGAGGCGGAGCCCCGGGAACAGGATCTTGGAAAACGTGCCGATGTAGAGGACGAGCCCGTAGGGGTCGGCGGCCTTGAGCGGAGCCGGCGGCCGCTCCTCGTAGAAGAGGCTCCCGTCGAAGCCGTCCTCCACGACCGGGATCTGGTAGCGACCGGCCAGCTCGAGGAGCTGGCGCCGCGCCGACGCGGGCGTCGTCAGGCCCGTCGGGTTGTGGCCGGTCGGCTGACAGTAGAGGAGCTTGGGAGCATGGCGCTCCAGGACCCGTTCGAGGAGGTCCAGGCGGAGCCCGGCCTCGCTCATCGGAACCGGCAGGAACTGAGCCCCGAAAGAGCGGAAGGCCTGGATGGCCCGGGGATAGCTCGGCTGCTCGATCGCCACGAAGTCCCCCGGGTCGACGAGCGTCCGGGCGATCAGGTCGAACCCCTGCTGGGAGCCGTTGACGATCAAGATCTCCTCCGGGCGCGCCTCGACCCCGAAGCTCAGGAGGTAGGTCGCCAGGAAGCGCCGGAGCGGCGGGTAGCCGCCGGAGGGATAGTACTGGAGGAGCTCCGAGCCTTCCGTTCTGATCACCCGGTTCAGGACCCGGCGGAAGGCTTCGGTGGGAAAGAGCGTGCTGTCGGGCATCCCGCCGGCGAACGAGATCACGCCCGGCGCCGGGCGGGCCACCTGGTTGTAGAGGTCTCGCCGCCGCACGTCCGCGGCCACGAGCTGGGAGCCCTTGGAGAAGAGCCCCGACCAGTCGATCTTGGCGGGTGGCCTCGCCCCGGTTGGGGGGAGCGCGGCGCGGTGCCCACCTTCGGCGACGAAGGTCCCCTGCCCCACGTGGGCGCGAATGAGGCCCCGGGCCACCAGCTCCTCATAGGCCAGGGTCACCGTCGTCCGGTTCACGCCGAGCCGCTCGGCCAGCTCGCGGCTGGCCGGGAGCTTGACCCCCGGGGCCAGCAGGCCATCGGCGATCAGCCGCTCCAGGTGGGCCTGGATCTGCTGCCCGAGCGGGATCGGTCGCGACCGGTCGAGCCGGATCTCCATGCCGACCATTTGGAGCCATTGTAAGAATGTTTTGAGCATTGTAAAGAGCCAATTGGCGATCCGCGAAATCAGCCAGTGTCAGAGCGCCGGACCGGTGGACCCTCCCGCGGGTTCGCCGGGGAGCCGCCTCGGGTTCCATCCCCGCTCATCTGTCACGCCCCGCCGGGTTCGAACAGACCGACCCCACGGGCCGGCATCGAGTATAATTGGGGAGCCCGGATGGGCGGAGCACATCATCCACTCAAGAGGGAGGAGGCCCTATGGGAGCGATGAAGGAGTTCGCGGGCGTGTTCTACCAGGAGGGGGCGCTCGACCCCAAGACCACGCAGCTGGTCGCGCTGGCCGCCATGGCCGCGGCCGGCTGCACGTCCTGAGTGCCAGGACGCTTCGCGGCCGCGAAGCAGGCTGGCGCCAACGAGGACGAGATCATGGAGACCCTCTACTATGCGATGCGGGGAGCCGCCCGCGCGACCTGGAGCACGATCAAGCACATCGAGGGGATCGAAGACCTGAACAAGGCATACAAGACCACCTACGAGCGCGAGAACGGGAAGTAACCGGGTCCGCTCGCCACGTTCCCGCGGCCCCTCAGTCCCCTGAGGGGCCGCGGCGTTCGGAGGATT
This DNA window, taken from Candidatus Rokuibacteriota bacterium, encodes the following:
- a CDS encoding MOSC domain-containing protein → MWKGVVVSLHTAPAAAEPMISLSEVRAVAGKGLEGDRYFTRVGTYSGRPGPGGAPSAREVTLIEVEAIDALTRDYAFQLKAGDSRRNIVTRGVPLNHLIGREFRVGEVVMKGIRLCEPCAHLEGLTQKGIMRGLIHRGGLRAEIVTGGVIRVGDSVEPQHEPV
- a CDS encoding aminotransferase class I/II-fold pyridoxal phosphate-dependent enzyme, with translation MMRFETIAARGGRDLTSASRPLTPPIYQTSVYAFETMETVEAVWEGKEPGFVYGRYGSPNTAMLETMVAALEGGEAAVACASGMGALTALFLGLLRPGDHLVAAQDLYGTTTAFLNDELRRFGVETAFVDATEPARVLAALTPRTRAVYAESVSNPLLKLVDLEALGAELRRRGVELIVDSTFASPAILRPLSLGATVVHHSATKFISGHGDVTAGIAVGRGELMERVRAAMIKFGTNLGPFDAWLAARGLRTLHVRLERQSANALALARFLEGRREVARVYYPGLASHPQHELAQRLFKNGAGAMCAFDLKGGALAVERFMTGLRLIEFAPSFGEVATTWSYPLRTSHRRIPPAELEGLGIGLGLVRLSVGLEAVEDLMEDLTGALERART
- a CDS encoding PLP-dependent aminotransferase family protein, whose protein sequence is MEIRLDRSRPIPLGQQIQAHLERLIADGLLAPGVKLPASRELAERLGVNRTTVTLAYEELVARGLIRAHVGQGTFVAEGGHRAALPPTGARPPAKIDWSGLFSKGSQLVAADVRRRDLYNQVARPAPGVISFAGGMPDSTLFPTEAFRRVLNRVIRTEGSELLQYYPSGGYPPLRRFLATYLLSFGVEARPEEILIVNGSQQGFDLIARTLVDPGDFVAIEQPSYPRAIQAFRSFGAQFLPVPMSEAGLRLDLLERVLERHAPKLLYCQPTGHNPTGLTTPASARRQLLELAGRYQIPVVEDGFDGSLFYEERPPAPLKAADPYGLVLYIGTFSKILFPGLRLGWLVAPPPVIERLTAAKQLADIHTSPLIQAAVYHFCQRRLLERHLRRSAPEYDRRRTLLLDALGRRMPRGVSWTRTQGGFSLLVTLPERMDAVTLLPRAVERGVAFTPGSAFFLDGGGESTLRLSFSSVPASRIDEGVRRLADAIREMQRRPVRREAERAGVPLV
- a CDS encoding carboxymuconolactone decarboxylase family protein, yielding MGAMKEFAGVFYQEGALDPKTTQLVALAAMAAAGCTS
- the pdxS gene encoding pyridoxal 5'-phosphate synthase lyase subunit PdxS; this translates as MEIGTLRLKVGLAEMLKGGVITDVTTAEQAKIAEAAGAVAVMALERVPADIRAQGGVARMASVKKIKDIMAAVTIPVMAKCRIGHFVEAQILEALGVDYIDESEVLTPADEHFQVDKFAFKVPFVCGCRDLGEALRRIGEGAALIRTKGEAGSGNIVEAVRHMRKVTSHIKRLTTLGPEELMTEAKELGAPYELLRWVAQNGRLPVPNFAAGGIATPADAALMMQLGAEAVFVGSGIFKSSDPAARARAIVQATTHYRDPDVLAKVSEELGEAMPGIETSKLAEKELLQTRGW